The Tissierellales bacterium genome includes the window ATGATGAAATAGGAATGCTAGTAGGCGGTTATAATAAAATGGCAGAGTCTCTTCATCACTATACTACAAGTCTTGAAATAATGGTAGAAGAAAGAACAAAAGAGTTAAATGCTTTGAATGAAAAATTAGAGTATAGGAATAAAAAATTACTAAATTTAAATGATGAATTGTATACACTTGCAACGACTGATGAACTCACAAAATTATTAAATCGAAGTCATATTTTGGAACAAATAGAAGCAGCTATAACACAAATTCAAAATGGTTCTATGCATTGTTTTAGTATAATGTTTATTGATTTAGATAATTTCAAGTATTACAATGACACCTTTGGTCATGATGTAGGTGATAAAATTTTGATAGATCTCGGAGAAAGCATGAAAAAGATATTTAGATCTACTGACATAATAGGACGATATGGTGGAGATGAATTTATAGTATTGCTTTTGGACACTGAGTTTGCTCAGGCTCAGTCAGCTGAATCTAAGTTTCAAAAGTTTATAAATTCCAAGAATGGTTATTCAGAAAAAATCTCAAGATGGCTTGAAACTGAAAATGTCGAGATTAACGAAGGCAAACAACTGGGAATATCAGTAGGGATAAAGACGTATACTATTGAAAATGACGAGTCAATAGATGATTTGATAAAGCTAGCAGATGATGCTATGTATGAGAAAAAGCGTAAAAAGAAAAACATATACAAAAAAGAACAAAAAAACATATGAAATAAATAATTGATGAAAAAAAGGTTAACTAGAAATGGTTACCTTTTTTGTTTTAATTTAGAGTTTAAGTTAGCGACTTAGGTTTGAAAAAACAGAAAATAGTGTATAAATATAGTGTAAAAATAAGGAATATTGGAGGAGCTACAAATGGATAAAGACAAGAAAAAATATAACAGAATTAATCGCACGCCGATTAGATTTATTCCTATAATGCTATTAGTTTATTTATCAATTAATTTATTGAGTTTGACGCTGCCACTAGCTATGAAGAAAATATACGGAAGCATAATGCTATCTCGCTCACTGGCTAGTCTTAGATATGTATTGATTGGAGTATTGATAGCAATATTTTTGGAGTCTATTATGAAAAAAATAAAAGATTCTTCAACTAAATGGATTTCAGCTAAGTATGAATACAAATTATCCATATTTTTGATGAATAAATTGATGCATTCTTATACCCATAATTCAAATGATGAAAATTACATAACAAATTTAGAAAAATTCAATTCAATTTCTAGAATTACAACGTTTCATTCTACTAGAATGTATCAATTATTTATTGATTTACCATTTATGTGTATATTTCTATATTTGATTTATATTTTTGGTGGGCCGTTGGTGCTTATTCCCATAGTGTTGTCAGCGATATATGTGATAGTTCTTTTGATAATTTCACATAAGTATTTTAAGAATAGAATAGCGCAAATTAGAGCAAATAATAAATTAGTGGATCAATTAACAGAAACTCTTGAAAAAATACATCTAGTTAAGGGCGCGGGTATTGAAGAATCTCAGATTATCAGGTATAGAAAGTTGCTAGATGAAGCTACGGAATCATCTTATATAAGTGACAAATATGAAAGCATACCGAGGACACTTTCATCAAATTTTGCTCAGCTAAACCTATTTACGATACTCATTGGTGGTGGATTCTTAATAAGCACAAATAGTATAACTTTTGCAGAGATAACAGCATGTGCAATGCTTGGAGGAAGAGCTATAGGGCCAGTTGTTAGCATAATGAATCAGTATTTTCAGAGAAAAGATATACAGATATTGAAAAACAGAATAAACCAGATTGCAGATATAAAATCACAATATGCAAGCAATGTACCCGATTTTCCAGAAGATATATCTGGCAATATAGAGATTATTAATCTCGAATATGAAGATATACAAACACACAAAAAAGAGATTTTAAATGCAACCATAGAAG containing:
- a CDS encoding ABC transporter transmembrane domain-containing protein — encoded protein: MDKDKKKYNRINRTPIRFIPIMLLVYLSINLLSLTLPLAMKKIYGSIMLSRSLASLRYVLIGVLIAIFLESIMKKIKDSSTKWISAKYEYKLSIFLMNKLMHSYTHNSNDENYITNLEKFNSISRITTFHSTRMYQLFIDLPFMCIFLYLIYIFGGPLVLIPIVLSAIYVIVLLIISHKYFKNRIAQIRANNKLVDQLTETLEKIHLVKGAGIEESQIIRYRKLLDEATESSYISDKYESIPRTLSSNFAQLNLFTILIGGGFLISTNSITFAEITACAMLGGRAIGPVVSIMNQYFQRKDIQILKNRINQIADIKSQYASNVPDFPEDISGNIEIINLEYEDIQTHKKEILNATIEAGSFVHISPRSFLSYKTILRKMIGQEKIKSGQVLIDNLDIKEWNMNSLKGKIEYICEHVSIYKGSIIDNITYFNDAKIQNAYNASAITGLDEMISHQANGFETQIDDYSRNSLSPAFIQRLNLTRALIDRPRILILDRIDESMDVETLANFKWLLERFRGRMTIILVSDNPELVKLSDSKIDGFEESAII